A region from the Drosophila takahashii strain IR98-3 E-12201 chromosome 2L, DtakHiC1v2, whole genome shotgun sequence genome encodes:
- the LOC108067316 gene encoding carbohydrate sulfotransferase 5 codes for MHVSRSTKFTGVCVAVYATYVLFVFFLLPILMPDPVTLQRSVVAYKTHHLGDLSNFTLETGGQPIRSMLVTFKGSGALTLLDNLAHQPGCYQHYAPLIAHESRSNAEQDHDRALAELEALYHCNYNKSAEMIRWGKRSTVFRRFYGAQAKICQTYSQEICWNPETMAAICKLHPFINMAVYNLRLNFLATLLEREGLNLRMLLIVRDPRSTVYSQINNKWCETAQNCEAKALCNDMVGDYQMVEKLTQSYPQRFSIIRYEDLLLQPEESIKLVFDFFGLPLRRPSAITRGVHPRNVHSAESFGLDLRWRYSNQPANEWMSKMKVDDIKAVQDVCSEAMDLWGYRSIQDFEHFSPESFEPNMGKA; via the exons aTGCATGTTTCACGTTCTACAAAATTCACCGGCGTTTGCGTGGCCGTCTATGCGACCTATGTCCTGTTCGTATTCTTCCTTTTGCCCATCCTGATGCCGGATCCGGTGACCCTGCAGCGATCAGTAGTGGCCTACAAGACGCATCACTTGGGCGACCTGAGTAATTTCACCCTGGAAACGGGCGGTCAGCCGATCCGCTCCATGCTGGTCACGTTCAAGGGCTCCGGCGCCCTGACCCTGCTGGACAATCTGGCCCACCAGCCCGGTTGTTACCAACACTACGCTCCTTTGATTGCCCACGAGAGCCGCTCAAATGCGGAACAGGATCACGACCGAGCCTTGGCGGAGCTGGAGGCGTTGTACCACTGCAACTACAATAAATCTGCGGAAATGATTCGGTGGGGAAAGCGATCGACGGTCTTCCGCCGCTTTTACGGAGCCCAGGCAAAAATCTGCCAGACGTACAGCCAGGAGATCTGCTGGAATCCGGAGACAATGGCCGCCATTTGCAAGCTGCATCCATTTATCAACATGGCCGTGTACAACTTGCGTCTGAACTTTCTGGCCACCCTCTTAGAACGCGAAGG GCTAAATCTGAGAATGCTCCTAATCGTCCGTGATCCTAGGAGCACTGTGTACTctcaaataaataacaaatggTGCGAGACAGCACAGAATTGCGAGGCGAAGGCCCTCTGCAACGATATGGTCGGTGATTATCAGATGGTTGAGAAGCTAACCCAATCTTATCCACAGCGTTTCAG CATTATACGTTATGAGGACTTGCTCCTGCAGCCCGAGGAGAGTATCAAGCTGGTATTCGATTTCTTTGGCTTGCCCCTGAGGCGGCCCAGTGCAATTACTCGAGGAGTGCATCCGCGGAATGTTCATAGCGCCGAGTCTTTCGGATTGGACCTTCGCTGGAGGTATTCCAACCAGCCCGCCAACGAGTGGATGAGCAAAATGAAGGTGGACGATATAAAGGCTGTTCAGGATGTATGCAGCGAGGCAATGGACTTGTGGGGCTATCGCTCGATCCAAGACTTTGAGCACTTTTCTCCGGAGTCATTCGAGCCGAACATGGGCAAGGCTTAA